The DNA window ACGATCAACATTGATCATGGGTATGTCCATGAAATAGATAATTTTCAATTTATTGATGGCACGATTGAAGCCATGCTTGAATTGAAAAAAATGGGCTATGCATTGGTATTAGTAACAAATCAATCGGGAATTGCCCGGGAAATGTTCACTGAGAATCAGTTCTTACAATTAACAGAATGGATGGATTGGTCACTTGCGGACCGGGGTGTTGATCTTGATGGTATCTACTATTGTCCACATTATCCAGAAGCAAGTGATGAACACTATAAAAAGAACTGTGATTGTCGCAAACCACAATCAGGAATGTTACTTGATGCACAAAAAGCACTGCATATTAATATGGCAGCTTCTTATATGGTGGGAGACAAAATAGAAGATATGCTAGCAGCAAATGCCGCTAATGTCGGAATTAAGGTGCTCGTACGTACAGGGAAGCCTGTAACACAAGAAGCAGAACAGGCTGCCGATTTGGTCATTAATAGCCTTGCAGAACTGCCAAATGTAATAAAAAATAGGCAAAAATAACTCTTTTGCTTAAATTTTGTTCGATTGGAAAGAAAATTATAAAAAATGCTTGCGTAAATTCGAAGGCTCCCTATAATGCGCATCCGTTGTCACGACAAACACACAAACCAGTCGGGATGACAAGAGTTGAAAGCCGCGAAAATAAAGGCTTGACACGCTGAGAGGAAAGCGTAAGATACGCCACCTCGCAACCCGGAACGAAAGTTCGGTTGCCCATGCTCTTTAACAAATTAATCAGACAATCTGTGTGGGCACTCGCAGGACACGATCAACGCCGCAAGGCGAAAAAGATTCAAGTCTTGAAGAGTGACTGAAACAGTTAATTCATTGCGATACTGAACAGTGGAATTCTTTGAGCATCAAACACTTTTAATTGAAGAGTTTGATCATGGCTCAGATTGAACGCTGGCGGCAGGCCTAACACATGCAAGTCGGGCGGTAACAGGAAAGGGCTTTTGCACTTTTGCTGACGAGCGGCGGACGGGTGAGTAATGTCTGGGGATCTGCCCGGTAGAGGGGGATAACCACTGGAAACGGTGGCTAATACCGCATAACCTCTTTGGAGCAAAGTGGGGGACCTTCGGGCCTCACGCTATCGGATGAACCCAGATGGGATTAGCTAGTAGGTGGGGTAAGGGCTCACCTAGGCGACGATCCCTAGCTGGTCTGAGAGGATGACCAGCCACACTGGGACTGAGACACGGCCCAGACTCCTACGGGAGGCAGCAGTGGGGAATATTGCACAATGGGCGCAAGCCTGATGCAGCCATGCCGCGTGTATGAAGAAGGCCTTCGGGTTGTAAAGTACTTTCAGCGGGGAGGAAGGCGTGAGTCTGAACAGGGCTCACGATTGACGTTACCCGCAGAAGAAGCACCGGCTAACTCCGTGCCAGCAGCCGCGGTAATACGGAGGGTGCAAGCGTTAATCGGAATTACTGGGCGTAAAGCGCACGCAGGCGGCCAATTAAGTTAGATGTGAAATCCCCGGGCTTAACCCGGGAACGGCATCTAAGACTGGTTGGCTGGAGTCTCGTAGAGGGGGGTAGAATTCCACGTGTAGCGGTGAAATGCGTAGAGATGTGGAGGAATACCGGTGGCGAAGGCGGCCCCCTGGACGAAGACTGACGCTCAGGTGCGAAAGCGTGGGGAGCAAACAGGATTAGATACCCTGGTAGTCCACGCCGTAAACGATGTCGATTTGGAGGTTGTGCCCTTGAGGTGTGGCTTCCGGAGCTAACGCGTTAAATCGACCGCCTGGGGAGTACGGTCGCAAGATTAAAACTCAAATGAATTGACGGGGGCCCGCACAAGCGGTGGAGCATGTGGTTTAATTCGATGCAACGCGAAGAACCTTACCTACTCTTGACATCCACGGAATTTGGCAGAGATGCTGAAGTGCCTTCGGGAACCGTGAGACAGGTGCTGCATGGCTGTCGTCAGCTCGTGTTGTGAAATGTTGGGTTAAGTCCCGCAACGAGCGCAACCCTTATCCTTTGTTGCCAGCACGTGATGGTGGGAACTCAAAGGAGACTGCCGGTGATAAACCGGAGGAAGGTGGGGATGACGTCAAGTCATCATGGCCCAGACGAGTAGGGCTACACACGTGCTACAATGGCGGATACAAAGAGAAGCGACCTCGCGAGAGCAAGCGGAACTCATAAAGTCTGTCGTAGTCCGGATTGGAGTCTGCAACTCGACTCCATGAAGTCGGAATCGCTAGTAATCGTAGATCAGCATGCTACGGTGAATACGTTCCCGGGCCTTGTACACACCGCCCGTCACACCATGGGAGTGGGTGGCAAAAGAAGTCGGTAGCTTAACCTGCGGGAGGGCGCTGACCACTTTGTGACTCATGACTGGGGTGAAGTCGTAACAAGGTAACCGTAGGGGAACCTGCGGTTGGATCACCTCCTTAACCGAATGATGGTAACTTGTGAGTGTTCACACAGATTGTCTGATGAAAGAAAGAGACAGTATCGGCACAGGCTTGTAGCTCAGGTGGTTAGAGCGCACCCCTGATAAGGGTGAGGTCGGTGGTTCAAGTCCACTCAGGCCTACCAATTCTGCTTGTCCCTGGATCTTCAGGCGCTGCGTGACTCATGTGCTTACGCACACGGCGTGACCCGCGTTGAAATCTTCGGTGGCTAAGCGAATTGAGCAGGATGCTGATACATGATATCTGGGGCTATAGCTCAGCTGGGAGAGCGCCTGCCTTGCACGCAGGAGGTCAGCGGTTCGATCCCGCTTAGCTCCACCATTTATCTGCTCTTAACCTGATTTCAGAATATATTGAGAATCATCAGTGTATTGTGAAATATTTGCTCTTTAACAATCTGGAACAAGCTGAAAATTTGAAACCATCAATAGGGTCCTTGACGATATTGATGCGTCTCTCAACATACTCCAATTCGAAGACACCTTCGGGTTGTGAGGTTAAGCGACTAAGCGTACACGGTGGATGCCTAGGCAGTCAGAGGCGATGAAGGACGTGCTAATCTGCGAAAAGCGCCGGTGAGCTGATATGAAGCCCTATCAGCCGGCGATGTCCGAATGGGGAAACCCAGTGCAATCCGTTGCACTATCATTCACTGAATCCATAGGTGAATGAGGCGAACCGGGGGAACTGAAACATCTCAGTACCCCGAGGAAAAGAAATCAACCGAGATTCCCCCAGTAGCGGCGAGCGAACGGGGAGCAGCCCAGAGCCATCAACAATATCAGCGCCAGGAGAACGGTCTGGAAAGGCCGGCAGTAAAGGGTGACAGCCCCGTATCCGAAGGCGCCGGTATTGCGAGCTCGAAGAGTAGGGCGGGACACGTGGTATCCTGTCTGAAGATGGGGGGACCATCCTCCAAGGCTAAATACTCCTGACTGACCGATAGTGAACCAGTACCGTGAGGGAAAGGCGAAAAGAACCCCGGCGAGGGGAGTGAAAGAGAACCTGAAACCGTGTACGTACAAGCAGTGGGAGCCCCACCACTAAGCCAGTTTTGGCCAGTGGTGAACTCCGCAACGCATCTTTTGTCTGATGCCGGTTGGCGAAGCGAAGCGCCGCCCAACCGACAAAATCAGGCCGAGGGGGCTTAGTGGTGGGGTGACTGCGTACCTTTTGTATAATGGGTCAGCGACTTATATTCTGTAGCAAGGTTAACCGCATAGGGGAGCCGCAGGGAAACCGAGTCTTAACAGGGCGCGAAGTTGCAGGGTATAGACCCGAAACCCGGTGATCTAGCCATGGGCAGGTTGAAGGTTGGGTAACACTAACTGGAGGACCGAACCGACTAATGTTGAAAAATTAGCGGATGACTTGTGGCTGGGGGTGAAAGGCCAATCAAACCGGGAGATAGCTGGTTCTCCCCGAAAGCTATTTAGGTAGCGCCTCGTGAATTCATCTCCGGGGGTAGAGCACTGTTTCGGCTAGGGGGTCATCCCGACTTACCAACCCGATGCAAACTGCGAATACCGGAGAATGTTATCACGGGAGACACACGGCGGGTGCTAACGTCCGTCGTGGAGAGGGAAACAACCCAGACCGCCAGCTAAGGTCCCCAAGTCATGGTTAAGTGGGAAACGAAGTGGGAAGGCTCAGACAGCCAGGATGTTGGCTTAGAAGCAGCCATCATTTAAAGAAAGCGTAATAGCTCACTGGTCGAGTCGGCCTGCGCGGAAGATGTAACGGGGCTAAACCATGCACCGAAGCTGCGGCAGCGATATGAATATATTGTTGGGTAGGGGAGCGTTCTGTAAGCCGGTGAAGGCGGGTCGTGAGGCCTGCTGGAGGTATCAGAAGTGCGAATGCTGACATAAGTAACGATAAAGCGGGTGAAAAACCCGCTCGCCGGAAGACCAAGGGTTCCTGTCCAACGTTAATCGGGGCAGGGTGAGTCGACCCCTAAGGCGAGGCCGAAAGGCGTAGTCGATGGGAAACAGGTTAATAGTCCTGTACTCGGTGTTACTGCGAAGGGGGGACGGAGAAGGCTAGGCCGGCCGGGCGACGGTTTGTCCCGGTTGAAGCGTGTAGGTGGGGTGACCTGGCAAATCCGGTCATCCATAACACTGAGGCGTGATAACGAGCCACTACGGTGGTGAAGTGGTTGATGCCCTGCTTCCAGGAAAAGCCTCTAAGCATCAGGTAACATTGAATCGTACCCCAAACCGACACAGGTGGTCAGGTAGAGAATACTCAGGCGCTTGAGAGAACTCGGGTGAAGGAACTAGGCAAAATGGTGCCGTAACTTCGGGAGAAGGCACGCTGGCATGAGGTGAAGGGCCGTGCGCCCGGAGCTGAAGCCAGTCGCAGAGACCAGCTGGCTGCAACTGTTTAATAAAAACACAGCACTGTGCCAACACGAAAGTGGACGTATACGGTGTGACGCCTGCCCGGTGCTGGAAGGTTAATTGATGGGGTTAGCGGCAACGCGACGCTCCTGATCGAAGCCCCAGTAAACGGCGGCCGTAACTATAACGGTCCTAAGGTAGCGAAATTCCTTGTCGGGTAAGTTCCGACCTGCACGAATGGCGTAATGATGGCCAGGCTGTCTCCACCCGAGACTCAGTGAAATTGAACTCGCTGTGAAGATGCAGTGTACCCGCGGCAAGACGGAAAGACCCCGTGAACCTTTACTATAGCTTGACACTGAACATGGAGCCTTGATGTGTAGGATAGGTGGGAGGCTTTGAAGTGTGGACGCCAGTCTGCATGGAGCCATCCTTGAAATACCACCCTTGAATGTTTGATGTTCTAACGTGGACCCGTTATCCGGGTTGCGGACAGTGTCTGGTGGGTAGTTTGACTGGGGCGGTCTCCTCCCAAAGCGTAACGGAGGAGCACGAAGGTTGGCTAATCACGGTCGGACATCGTGAGGTTAGTGCAAAGGCATAAGCCAGCTTGACTGCGAGCGTGACGGCGCGAGCAGGTACGAAAGTAGGTCTTAGTGATCCGGTGGTTCTGTATGGAAGGGCCATCGCTCAACGGATAAAAGGTACTCCGGGGATAACAGGCTGATACCGCCCAAGAGTTCATATCGACGGCGGTGTTTGGCACCTCGATGTCGGCTCATCACATCCTGGGGCTGAAGTAGGTCCCAAGGGTACGGCTGTTCGCCGTTTAAAGTGGTACGCGAGCTGGGTTTAGAACGTCGTGAGACAGTTCGGTCCCTATCTGCCGTGGGCGCTGGAAGATTGAAAGGGGCTGCTCCTAGTACGAGAGGACCGGAGTGGACGCACCGCTGGTGTTCGGGTTGTCATGCCAATGGCATTGCCCGGTAGCTACGTGCGGCAGAGATAACCGCTGAAAGCATCTAAGCGGGAAACTTGCCTTAAGATGAGTCTTCCCTTGTCCCTGAGAGGACACATAAGGAACGTTCGAGACGAGGACGTGGATAGGCCGGGTGTGTAAGCGTAGCGATACGTTGAGCTAACCGGTACTAATGCTCCGAGAGGCTTAACCTGACAACACCGAAGGTGTTTTGGGGTTGAGAGACGAAAACAGTTTCAGAGAAAGACAGAGACAGTCATCAGCTTGTTCGGGATTGAAGACAGGATTTGTCTGGCGGCAATAGCGCGGTGGTCCCACCTGACCCCATGCCGAACTCAGCAGTGAAACGCCGGCGCGCCGATGGTAGTGTGGGGTCTCCCCATGTGAGAGTAGGGCACTGCCAGACATTCATTTAAAGATGTTGCTGGTACAAAAGGCAGCATGGAAAAAGCAATTCGGTGGTGCGGTAGTTCAGTTGGTTAGAATACCGGCCTGTCACGCCGGGGGTCGCGGGTTCGAGTCCCGTCCGCACCGCCACCGTATTTAGATAAACCCCTGAGAGAAATCTCAGGGGTTTTTTGCTATTTGCTGAATTTCTTGTGGCAGAAGTTGCAATCAGTTATTGAGATGTCATATTAATGGAGGAAATAGCATTGAGGTAGGTTGGGGGCCACTTGATACGAAATAGTTACGTAAGAAAAATCCGTTCGAAAATAAATCACACGCAAAAAAAACTATGCTGTGAGATATGTTGCCGGACAACCTGTAGAGCGAGTTTTCCCTGTTTCGAAACAGCTAGTTGGAGAAACCTCACGACCACTTGGAGAGCCTCTTCTTGCCGATAATAGCGGATTTTCTGTTGCGATTTGGAATATCCATAAACAGCAACATCCATTATGGCAAAATGTCTTAGCCTCTTTAACTGAGAAGAGTGACCTTATCTTACTGCAAGAAGCACAAACGACACCTGATTTACTGAAGTTTGTCGCAGCTAGTGGTTTGGTTGCAGATCAAGTACCTGCATTTGCTATCCCCCAACATCCGTCAGGTGTAATGACATTAGCTTCTGCTTCCCCCATCTATTGTTGTCCATTACGGGAAAAAGAACCGATAATCAGGCTTTCAAAATCATCACTTATCACAATTTATCCTTTATCTGATGATCGACAATTAATGGTGGTTAATGTACATGCCATCAATTTTAGCTTTGGTATTGATGTTTACAGCCGGCAGTTGAATAACATTGGTATCTATATCAGTATCCATGATGGACCGGTGATATTTGCTGGCGATTTTAATGCATGGAGTCGTCGCCGGTTTAAAGTGCTGGAGCGTTTTGCTCAACGTATGGGATTAAAAGAAGTCTATTTTAATGATGATCACCGAACGATTGTATTTGGTAAACCCTTAGATTTTGTTTTTTACCGTGAGTTAAACGTTCTGAGTGCAACAGTTTTAACGACCGTTGCTTCTGATCACAATCCACTTATAGTCAGGTTTTCGTTATAGAGTACATAGATAATCGACATAGAAAGTCGATAGCAGAAGAGAAGAAAACGCCGGAAGAATACCGGCGCTTTTGAAGGTAAGCTCTATTGGTTAGAAAGATGGGACACGACTATTTTTTTCTTCACACCGAAAAAATACGCGAGGGTTAGAGCAATCACCCAACCTGCTCCTACATATAAGGCGTCCCTTGTCTGATCAAAAAAGCCGAGTAACAAAATGACTGCACTCATGAAAACAATCGTCATTGCAGGAGCTATTGGCCACATTGGTACTGGGAATTTTAAGGTCTTGACCTCTTCTGCACTCATTTTACGACGCATAGCCACATGAGAAAGTAAAATCATCAGCCATACCCAGACTGTTGCGAATGTTGCAACTGACGCAATAAGGATAAAAATATCGTCAGGAAGCAGATAATTGAGCAGCACACCGAGTAGCAGAACAGTAATCATGACCAGAACGGTCATCCACGGAACGCCATTACTGGTCAGTTTTTTGAATGACTCCGGTGCCTGTCCTTCTTGCGCCATGCCATACATCATTCGCCCGGCACCAAAAATATCGCTGTTGATAGCTGAAATAGCAGCAGTAATCACAACAACATTCAGAATATTTGCGGCTGAGCTAATTCCCAAATTAGAAAAAATCTGTACGAATGGGCTTCCGTTCTGACCGATCTGATTCCACGGATAGATGCACATCAGAATACATAAAGTCAGGACATAAAAGATCAAAATACGGAATGGGACAGCATTAATGGCTTTAGGTATTGTTTTTACCGGATCTTTAGCTTCACTGGCAGTAATACCAATAACTTCTATCCCCCCAAAAGCAAACATCACAATGGCAAATGAGGCAATCACACCACTAATGCCATTTGGCATAAAGCCACCATGTTCCCATAAATTGGCGATACCTGTAGTATGTTCAGTCGCTTGACCAAAACCATAGATCATAATTACCAGGCCACCAATGATCATGGCAATAATGGCAGTAACTTTAACGATAGAAAGCCAAAACTCCATTTCACCGAAAATCTTCACATGGCATAGATTTAGCGCACCGATAAAACATACAATACCCAGAACCCAAATCCATTGATCGACATGCGGGAACCAAAGTTTCATATACATGCCGAATGCAGTGATATCAGCGAGGCAAACAAACAGCATTTCAAGAACATAGATCCAGCCAGTCAGGAAACCAGCTAACGGCCCCAGATAATGGCTGGCATACTGTGAAAAGGAACCGGAAACAGGATGGTGAACGGCCATTTCTCCAAGTGCTCTCATCACCATAAATACAGCAGCACCGCCGATTAAATAGGCCAGTAATACAGCAGGGCCTGCTTGCTGAATTGCAGCTGCTGAGCCATAAAACAGCCCTGTGCCTATTGCAGAGCCTAAAGCCATGAAGCGGATATGCCTCACACTTAGGCCCTGTTTAAGCTGATTTTCATTGTTTTGCATTCGTTAATCCCATCTATCTTTCATGCCAGAGAGTATTTTCAGGCATACGCTATTCAGGCATACAATGCCGTGTCTGGCGTCAGATGCCAGTAAAAGCAACCTCGTACCATACCATAAAGATGGATGTTCGCGGGATAGATATCTGTAATAATAACGGGCAGTTTATTAAAACCAGAGTTTTTTTATGATCTACCCAATAAATGAAATGTTCCAGACTTTGCAGGGGGAAGGGGTATTTACCGGTGTTCCTTCTGTTTTCATTCGATTACAAGGATGTCCAGTAGGGTGCAGCTGGTGTGATACCAAACATACTTGGGAAAAAGAGGCTGATAAACAGCAGCCGATGGAAAACATCTTGGTGAAATCGCAGGATAGCGATATATGGGGAGTGGCAACGCCACGGCAATTAATTAATTTATTCACTCGCCAGGGATATACAGCACGTCATGTTGTTATTACTGGTGGAGAGCCGTGCTTGTACGATTTACGTCCCTTAACCGAAACGCTGGAAAGAGAGGGGTACCAGTGTCAGATAGAGACCAGCGGCACGCATGCAATCTATTGTTCTGATAAAACCTGGGTAACAGTTTCACCAAAAGTGAAAATGCGTGGTGGATACAAAGTCTTGCCAGAAGCTATGAAACGGGCAAACGAAGTTAAACATCCTGTTGGTCGGGAGCGCGATATTGAAGCATTAGACGAACTACTAGCCATGCTTAATGAAGATAATGCGCCGGTTATTGCTTTACAGCCTATCAGCCAGAAAGAAGAAGCTACTCGTTTATGTATTGAAACCTGCATTGCCCGTAACTGGCGTTTTTCCATGCAGACACACAAATACTTAAATATCGCCTGATGTGAATTGAATTTTCATATATGCATTCAGCACCAACACCTGGTGCTGAATGTTTTACTCTCCACGATAGATACAACCTGCGCTACAGGTTTCTTTTACCATGACGGCACTGAGTTGTGGCAAAGTGGGTTTTAACTCTCTCCAGATCCATTTGGCCAGAACTTCGCTGGTTGGGTTTTCCAGACCAGGGATCTCATTGAGGTAGTGGTGATCGAGCCGTTCCCAAATTGGTTTGAAAGTAGCTTTTACATCGGCAAAGTCCATGAGCCATCCGCTATGGGGATCAACCTCACCGGTAATTTCCAGACGTACCATAAATGAGTGCCCATGCAGGCGGCCACATTTATGCCCTTCAGGAACATGTGGCAGGCGATGTGCCGCTTCAAATTGAAAATCTTTAAAGATGGTAGTGCTCATAATACTTTTTCCTGATTTCAAAAGGCCGGCTATTCTACCTGAACTTTCGGGCTTAACGTGATTTTTCTGTAGAAATAAAATCCAGTGTTTAACAACTTTATCGATATATTAAATCTGTAAATAAAGTTAGGTAATTTAGTTATTAGATATTGCAAACCTTTCTTTAATTCCAGTGTCAGTTATGGGATAACCTTATGATTAATCCATGTTTATGACGATTATTTATCATGATGATTGTTAATCGTGGATATTGGCTATCGCAAAGGGCACTGGATAATGACCGCAAAACCACCTTCAACTGCATTATTACCTGTTTCTCCGGAACAATTGTCGCGTCTGCAATCTGCGGTCAGTGATTTTTCTCCACATCAATTGGCTTGGTTATCAGGCTATTTTTGGGGAATGTTAAATTCCCAGTCACAAGCCAACGCTGTGGCACCAGCGCCAGCTGTTCCCGAACAGGAAACGGTAACACTGATTTCTGCTTCTCAGACGGGTAATGCCCGTCGTTTGGCGGAACAACTCAGAGATGCCTTACTGGCACAAAAGCTGAATGTGAATTTAGTTAATGCTGGTGATTATAAATTCAAACAGCTCGCAAAAGAACGAGTATTGATTATTATTGCTTCGACACAGGGTGAAGGCGAACCAGCCGAAGAAGCCGTAGCTCTCTATAAATATCTGCACTCCAAAAAAGCAGCTCCGATGAACGAAACGGTTTATGCTGTATTTGGTTTGGGGGATACCTCTTATGAACACTTCTGTCAAGCGGGTAAAGACTTTGATCGCCGCCTGAGTGAATTAGGCGCACAACGGTTATTGGATCGTGTTGATGCTGATGTGGAATATCAGGAAGTGGCAGCCCAGTGGCGTCAACAAATAACGGGTATCTTAAAACAGCGCGTACCGACCTCGGCTGATACAGCTATAGCTACAACTCAAATGAGGGCTACAAGTGAAGTTATCATCAGTCCTTATACCAAAGAAACACCGCTAACTGCCTCTTTGTCAGTTAACCAAAAAATCACAGGTCGTGGCTCTGATAAAGATGTCCGCCACATTGAAATTGATCTGGGAGATTCAGGTTTGCATTATCAACCCGGTGACGCACTGGGTGTTTGGTTTGAAAATGATCCTGAACTGGTGGATGAGCTGCTTGCGTTGCTCTGTCTGGAAGGTAGTGAACCCGTCAATGTGCATGGGAAATCATTGACTCTGCGTGAGGCTTTGAGCAGCCATATTGAACTGACTCAAAATACGGGAGTCATTGTCGAAAAATATGCTGCATTAACCAAAGATGAAAAGTTGCTTGCTTTAGTCACTGATAAACCGACATTGCAGCAATACGCACAAAAAACACCTATTGTGGATATGGTCAGGCAAATAGTCTTGCGTCCTGAAGCCCAACAATTTATCGATATATTGCGCCCACTAACTCCGCGGCTTTACTCCATTTCCTCCTCACAAGATGAAGTCGAAAATGAGGTGCATATCACGGTTGGTGTTGTTCGTTATGACATAGAAGGACGTGCCCGTACTGGAGGGGCATCGGGTTATCTGGCTGATCGATTGCAAGAAGGTGACAGTATCCGTGTTTTTATCGAGCATAACGATAATTTCCGTTTACCTGCTGATCCTCAAACACCAATCATAATGATTGGTCCCGGCACAGGGATTGCACCATTCAGGGCGTTTTTGCAACAACGAGATCATCAGGTCGCCGAAGGTAAAAACTGGTTGTTCTTTGGTAATCCCCATTTTGTAGAAGATTTCTTGTATCAGGTTGAATTACAACGTTATGTCAAAGAGGGGTTATTGACTCGCATTGATTTGGCTTGGTCACGGGATCAACAGCATAAGATTTACGTACAGGACAAATTGCGTGAGCAGGGTGAAGAAATCTGGCGTTGGATCCAGGAAGGCGCACATTTATACGTCTGTGGAGATGCCAATCGTATGGCAAAAGATGTGGAACAGGCATTGCTGGATATCATTTCACAACAAAGTGGTATGGATGCCGAACAGGCCGATGAGTTTTTGAGTGAACTTCGCCTTGAGCGCCGTTATCAGAGGGATGTTTACTAGCGTGGGCAATGAAAAACCGTAAGCAATGAAAACCGACGGGCAATGAAAACAATGAGCAATGAAAAACAAGGTCCTTTAATTGTTGAAGGTAAACAGGCTGACAGTGAACGCATGAAGTTAGAAAGTAACTATTTACGCGGGACAATCAGCGAAGATCTGAAAAACGGGCTGACAGGCGGATTTGAAGGCGATAACTTTCTCCTTATCCGTTTCCACGGTATGTATCAGCAGGATGATCGTGATATTAGGGCGGAACGTGCAGAACAAAAACTGGAACCTCGCCATGCCATAATGCTGCGTTGTCGCTTACCGGGAGGCATTATCACTCCCCGCCAATGGTTGGGTATTGATCAGTTTGCGACAGAGAACACCCTGTATGGCAGTATCCGGTTGACTAATCGGCAGACATTCCAATTTCATGGTATTTTAAAAAACAACCTCAAACCGGTGCATCAATTACTGGCTCAAATGGGGCTGGATTCACTGGCAACGGCCAATGATGTTAACCGTAACGTATTGTGTACCTCAAACCCGGTACAGTCTGCGTTGCATCAGCAGGCTTATGAATGGGCGAAGAAAATATCGGAGCATCTTCTGCCGCGTACTAACGCTTACGCTGAAATCTGGCTGGACAAAGAAAAAATCGCGACAACCGATGAAGAGCCGATCCTTGGTAAAACTTATTTACCGCGTAAATTCAAAACATCAGTTGTGATCCCGCCGCAAAATGATGTTGATCTGCATGCCAACGATATGAACTTCGTTGCTATCGCAGAGAATGATCAGTTGATCGGTTTTAATGTGCTGGTGGGTGGCGGGTTAGCCATGACTCACGGCGATAAGAAAACATTCCCGCGTTTGGCGAGTGAATTTGGTTATATTCCACTAGAGCATACCTTAGCGATTGCTGAAGCCATCGTGACAACACAGCGTGATTGGGGCAACCGAACCGATCGCAAAAATGCCAGAACCAAATATACCCTTGAGCGTGTCGGTGTTGAAACTTTCAAACAAGAAGTTGAAAAGCGTGCAGGCGTCAAATTCGAACCGATCCGTCCTTATGAGTTTACTGGTCGGGGAGATCAAATTGGTTGGTTAAAAGGTATTGATGACCAATGGCACTTAACCTTGTTTATTGAAAATGGCCGCTTACTGGATTACCCGAACAAACCGTTAAAAACCGGGATTGCAGAAATTGCCAAAATCCACAAAGGTGATTTTCGTTTGACCGCGAATCAAAACCTGATTGTGGCAGGCGTGCCGGAGAGTGAAAAAGCACACATTGAAGAAATAGCCCGCTCACATGGCCTGATTGATAACAATGTGACTTCTCTGCGTCACCATTCTATGGCGTGTGTTTCGTTTCCGACATGCCCGCTGGCAATGGCAGAAGCTGAGCGTTTCTTGCCGGCCTTTGTCGATCATGTCGATGCTTTAATGGCAAAACATGGCGTCAGTCACGAACATATCGTTCTGCGTGTTACAGGTTGCCCGAATGGGTGCGGCAGAGCGATGCTGGCAGAAATAGGGCTGGTGGGTAAAGCGCTTGATCGTTATAACCTGCATCTTGGCGGAAATCGCAATGGCAGCCGAATTCCCCGTATGTATCGGGAAAACATCACCTCAGCCGAGATTTTGACGATACTGGACGAATTGATTAGCCGTTGGGCAATAGAACGTAATGAGGATGAAGCTTTTGGGAATTTCCTGATCCGAGCCGACATTATCAAACCAGTATTGAATTCAGCCGTCGATTTTT is part of the Xenorhabdus cabanillasii genome and encodes:
- the gmhB gene encoding D-glycero-beta-D-manno-heptose 1,7-bisphosphate 7-phosphatase — translated: MTQGIPAVFLDRDGTINIDHGYVHEIDNFQFIDGTIEAMLELKKMGYALVLVTNQSGIAREMFTENQFLQLTEWMDWSLADRGVDLDGIYYCPHYPEASDEHYKKNCDCRKPQSGMLLDAQKALHINMAASYMVGDKIEDMLAANAANVGIKVLVRTGKPVTQEAEQAADLVINSLAELPNVIKNRQK
- a CDS encoding endonuclease/exonuclease/phosphatase family protein codes for the protein MRYVAGQPVERVFPVSKQLVGETSRPLGEPLLADNSGFSVAIWNIHKQQHPLWQNVLASLTEKSDLILLQEAQTTPDLLKFVAASGLVADQVPAFAIPQHPSGVMTLASASPIYCCPLREKEPIIRLSKSSLITIYPLSDDRQLMVVNVHAINFSFGIDVYSRQLNNIGIYISIHDGPVIFAGDFNAWSRRRFKVLERFAQRMGLKEVYFNDDHRTIVFGKPLDFVFYRELNVLSATVLTTVASDHNPLIVRFSL
- a CDS encoding amino acid permease — encoded protein: MQNNENQLKQGLSVRHIRFMALGSAIGTGLFYGSAAAIQQAGPAVLLAYLIGGAAVFMVMRALGEMAVHHPVSGSFSQYASHYLGPLAGFLTGWIYVLEMLFVCLADITAFGMYMKLWFPHVDQWIWVLGIVCFIGALNLCHVKIFGEMEFWLSIVKVTAIIAMIIGGLVIMIYGFGQATEHTTGIANLWEHGGFMPNGISGVIASFAIVMFAFGGIEVIGITASEAKDPVKTIPKAINAVPFRILIFYVLTLCILMCIYPWNQIGQNGSPFVQIFSNLGISSAANILNVVVITAAISAINSDIFGAGRMMYGMAQEGQAPESFKKLTSNGVPWMTVLVMITVLLLGVLLNYLLPDDIFILIASVATFATVWVWLMILLSHVAMRRKMSAEEVKTLKFPVPMWPIAPAMTIVFMSAVILLLGFFDQTRDALYVGAGWVIALTLAYFFGVKKKIVVSHLSNQ
- the queE gene encoding 7-carboxy-7-deazaguanine synthase QueE — translated: MIYPINEMFQTLQGEGVFTGVPSVFIRLQGCPVGCSWCDTKHTWEKEADKQQPMENILVKSQDSDIWGVATPRQLINLFTRQGYTARHVVITGGEPCLYDLRPLTETLEREGYQCQIETSGTHAIYCSDKTWVTVSPKVKMRGGYKVLPEAMKRANEVKHPVGRERDIEALDELLAMLNEDNAPVIALQPISQKEEATRLCIETCIARNWRFSMQTHKYLNIA
- the queD gene encoding 6-carboxytetrahydropterin synthase QueD, with amino-acid sequence MSTTIFKDFQFEAAHRLPHVPEGHKCGRLHGHSFMVRLEITGEVDPHSGWLMDFADVKATFKPIWERLDHHYLNEIPGLENPTSEVLAKWIWRELKPTLPQLSAVMVKETCSAGCIYRGE
- the cysJ gene encoding NADPH-dependent assimilatory sulfite reductase flavoprotein subunit — its product is MTAKPPSTALLPVSPEQLSRLQSAVSDFSPHQLAWLSGYFWGMLNSQSQANAVAPAPAVPEQETVTLISASQTGNARRLAEQLRDALLAQKLNVNLVNAGDYKFKQLAKERVLIIIASTQGEGEPAEEAVALYKYLHSKKAAPMNETVYAVFGLGDTSYEHFCQAGKDFDRRLSELGAQRLLDRVDADVEYQEVAAQWRQQITGILKQRVPTSADTAIATTQMRATSEVIISPYTKETPLTASLSVNQKITGRGSDKDVRHIEIDLGDSGLHYQPGDALGVWFENDPELVDELLALLCLEGSEPVNVHGKSLTLREALSSHIELTQNTGVIVEKYAALTKDEKLLALVTDKPTLQQYAQKTPIVDMVRQIVLRPEAQQFIDILRPLTPRLYSISSSQDEVENEVHITVGVVRYDIEGRARTGGASGYLADRLQEGDSIRVFIEHNDNFRLPADPQTPIIMIGPGTGIAPFRAFLQQRDHQVAEGKNWLFFGNPHFVEDFLYQVELQRYVKEGLLTRIDLAWSRDQQHKIYVQDKLREQGEEIWRWIQEGAHLYVCGDANRMAKDVEQALLDIISQQSGMDAEQADEFLSELRLERRYQRDVY